A window of Suncus etruscus isolate mSunEtr1 chromosome 4, mSunEtr1.pri.cur, whole genome shotgun sequence contains these coding sequences:
- the LOC126006773 gene encoding 40S ribosomal protein S15-like, whose amino-acid sequence MAEVEQKKKRTFRKFTYRGVDLDQLLDMSYEQLIQLYSARQRRCLNRGLRGKQHSLLKRLRKAKKEAPPMEKPEVVKTHLRDMIILPEMVGSMVGVYNRKTFNQVEIKPEMIGHYLGEFSITYKPVKHGRPGIGATHCSRFIPLK is encoded by the coding sequence ATGGCGGAAGTGGAGCAGAAGAAGAAAAGGACCTTCCGCAAGTTCACGTACCGCGGCGTGGACCTAGATCAGCTGCTGGATATGTCCTACGAGCAGCTGATTCAGCTGTACAGCGCCCGGCAGCGTCGGTGCCTAAACCGGGGCCTGCGTGGGAAGCAGCACTCCCTGCTCAAGCGCCTGCGCAAGGCCAAGAAGGAGGCGCCACCCATGGAGAAGCCCGAGGTGGTGAAGACGCACCTGCGTGACATGATCATCCTGCCCGAGATGGTGGGCAGCATGGTGGGAGTGTACAACCGCAAGACCTTCAACCAGGTGGAGATCAAGCCCGAGATGATCGGCCACTACCTGGGCGAGTTCTCCATCACCTACAAGCCTGTCAAGCACGGCCGGCCGGGTATCGGGGCCACCCACTGCTCCCGCTTCATCCCCCTCAAGTAA